Proteins from a genomic interval of candidate division KSB1 bacterium:
- the pstC gene encoding phosphate ABC transporter permease subunit PstC produces MGAEAGRQDQVFLALTALAAFLLLVLPVGIGFVLVLRSLPALKAFGVAFLARDSWDPVAGEFGALGSLYGTLVTSALAMVMAVPVSLAIGYYLAELAPPRLSRVVGTGVELLAAVPSIIYGMWGLFVLAPVLADHVQPTIQKIFGSFPLFAGPPMGIGIFTASVVLALMVVPFISSVARDVFSMVPSVLKESGYGLGATGWEVMRGITLRYGFAGIIGGCLLGLARALGETMAVTFVIGNRHAVSVSLFEPGNSISSALANEFTEATDPLYLSALMGLGLVLFVLTVLVQSVSQLWLRAVRKKMGGAH; encoded by the coding sequence GTGGGGGCGGAAGCGGGCCGTCAGGACCAGGTTTTCCTGGCCCTGACGGCTTTGGCTGCCTTCCTCCTTTTGGTTCTGCCGGTGGGCATCGGTTTCGTATTGGTCCTCCGTTCGTTGCCGGCTCTCAAGGCCTTCGGGGTTGCTTTTCTTGCACGCGACTCCTGGGATCCAGTAGCCGGGGAGTTTGGGGCTCTGGGGAGCCTCTACGGCACGCTTGTTACATCGGCGCTGGCGATGGTCATGGCCGTTCCGGTTTCGCTGGCCATCGGCTACTACCTGGCAGAACTTGCTCCGCCCCGGCTTTCCCGGGTAGTTGGGACCGGGGTGGAATTGCTTGCGGCCGTGCCGAGCATCATTTACGGAATGTGGGGATTGTTCGTCTTGGCCCCGGTACTGGCCGATCACGTCCAGCCCACAATACAAAAGATCTTTGGCTCATTCCCGCTATTCGCGGGTCCTCCAATGGGGATCGGCATCTTTACCGCGTCTGTTGTGCTTGCACTGATGGTGGTGCCTTTCATCTCGTCCGTCGCCCGAGATGTCTTCAGCATGGTCCCTTCCGTACTGAAGGAGTCGGGCTACGGGCTTGGCGCCACCGGGTGGGAGGTGATGCGGGGGATCACGCTGCGCTATGGCTTTGCCGGAATCATCGGAGGATGCCTGCTGGGGTTGGCCCGGGCGCTTGGGGAGACCATGGCCGTCACGTTTGTGATCGGGAATCGCCACGCCGTATCTGTCTCCCTGTTTGAGCCGGGAAACAGCATCAGTTCTGCGCTCGCCAATGAATTCACGGAGGCCACCGATCCGCTGTATCTGAGCGCGCTGATGGGTCTCGGGCTTGTTCTTTTCGTGCTCACGGTCCTCGTTCAGTCGGTTTCCCAACTGTGGCTGCGCGCGGTCCGAAAGAAGATGGGAGGAGCTCATTGA
- the pstA gene encoding phosphate ABC transporter permease PstA — MKRASLNRRRLVDQVVRLLSLVAAFLALGALGWILFEVFRRGGAALSFRLLTAAPTPPGVPGGGLGNAILGSLMMTVLAASIGVPLGILAGIFLAEYGTGSRLAEAVRFAANVLMGVPSILVGVFVYTVLVLPAGHFSGYAGAAALLVIMLPVMARTSEDMLRLVPASLREAGLALGVPRWRVTLGVVFRAAKVGLTTAGLLAVARISGETAPLLFTALNSPYWPTSLNEPTANLTVTIFNYAMSPYADWKEQAWAASLLITAGVLVLSIGSRTLLQRRRD, encoded by the coding sequence TTGAAACGAGCCTCTCTGAATCGCCGACGATTGGTGGACCAGGTTGTAAGGCTTCTCTCCCTGGTCGCAGCCTTTCTCGCCCTTGGCGCCCTTGGCTGGATCCTCTTTGAGGTATTCCGCAGAGGGGGAGCTGCGCTCTCATTCCGGCTCCTCACGGCTGCGCCTACTCCACCTGGGGTCCCCGGCGGAGGACTGGGAAACGCCATCCTGGGCTCCTTGATGATGACGGTTCTCGCCGCCTCGATCGGAGTGCCGCTGGGGATTCTGGCCGGGATTTTCCTCGCCGAATACGGAACGGGGTCGAGACTGGCTGAGGCGGTGCGCTTTGCGGCCAATGTCCTCATGGGCGTCCCTTCCATTCTGGTCGGGGTATTTGTGTACACTGTCCTCGTGCTTCCCGCCGGGCACTTCTCGGGGTATGCGGGCGCGGCGGCTCTGCTGGTGATCATGCTCCCCGTGATGGCGCGGACTTCGGAGGACATGTTGCGCCTGGTCCCAGCCTCACTGCGGGAAGCGGGGTTGGCGCTCGGGGTTCCACGCTGGAGGGTGACGCTGGGCGTTGTCTTCCGCGCCGCAAAGGTGGGTCTCACTACGGCGGGCCTCCTCGCCGTTGCCCGGATCAGTGGGGAGACGGCGCCGCTCCTGTTCACCGCCCTGAATAGCCCCTACTGGCCCACCTCACTGAACGAGCCGACGGCAAATCTCACGGTCACCATCTTCAATTACGCTATGTCGCCATATGCGGATTGGAAAGAGCAGGCTTGGGCGGCCTCCCTATTGATCACGGCCGGAGTCCTTGTACTTTCCATTGGATCACGGACGCTGCTGCAGAGACGGAGGGATTGA
- the pstB gene encoding phosphate ABC transporter ATP-binding protein PstB encodes MRTNGAASEDGVEVLLSPARTKLTRRAESGPTRVKISVRNLNFYYGDQQVLFDNNIDIAANRVTAIIGPSGCGKSTHIRVYNRIYELYRGHRATGQVLLDGVDILSPEQDVLELRRRVGMIFQRPTPFPMSVFDNVAYGLRIHYRMSREELAQRVEKALRDAALWDEVKDKLRRSALALSGGQQQRLCIARAIALEPEVLLMDEPTAAVDPIATSRIEDLIMELKRRYTVVIVTHNLQQAARISDFTAFFYQGRIVEFGPTSQVFTNPRDSRTEAYITGRFG; translated from the coding sequence ATGCGCACCAACGGAGCGGCATCGGAAGACGGCGTGGAGGTCCTTCTTTCCCCGGCCCGGACAAAGCTGACCCGGCGAGCGGAAAGCGGTCCGACGCGCGTCAAGATCTCTGTGCGAAACCTGAACTTCTACTACGGCGATCAGCAGGTTCTCTTTGACAACAATATCGATATCGCAGCTAATCGCGTGACGGCCATCATCGGCCCTTCCGGATGCGGTAAATCAACCCACATTCGCGTGTACAATCGGATCTACGAGCTTTACCGTGGGCACCGAGCCACAGGGCAAGTCCTGCTTGACGGCGTCGACATCCTGAGCCCGGAGCAGGACGTCCTCGAACTTCGCCGCCGGGTAGGGATGATCTTTCAACGGCCCACCCCTTTCCCCATGAGCGTCTTTGACAACGTCGCATACGGCCTGCGCATCCACTACCGGATGTCCCGCGAAGAGCTGGCTCAGCGGGTGGAGAAGGCTCTTCGTGACGCTGCCCTATGGGACGAGGTGAAGGACAAGCTGCGGAGGTCAGCCCTGGCTCTGTCCGGGGGGCAACAGCAGCGTCTGTGCATCGCGCGCGCCATCGCCCTGGAGCCCGAAGTGCTTCTCATGGACGAACCTACGGCGGCAGTCGATCCAATCGCTACATCGCGGATCGAAGATCTGATCATGGAGTTGAAGAGGCGGTACACCGTGGTCATCGTGACCCATAACCTCCAGCAGGCGGCCCGGATTTCCGACTTTACCGCGTTCTTCTATCAGGGCCGAATTGTCGAGTTCGGTCCAACCAGTCAGGTCTTCACGAATCCGCGGGACAGTCGGACTGAAGCCTACATCACCGGCAGGTTCGGCTAA
- a CDS encoding alpha/beta hydrolase-fold protein, with translation MSARIWAPSAVLAFCCLSLNAANGQVFPEWHSRLLKRVYTSRDGMGLPYRLWIPSAYDSLSKCPLILFLHGAGERGSDNEAQLKNDEFLSLIVDPGHPAILVAPQCPADMWWSKIEFDRNRPQGFSEEPTVPMRLTIELLDTLEKEFRIDPERRYVTGLSMGGYGTFDLLVRRPGYFAAAVPICGGGDSSRARLIADVAIWVFHGAQDPLVPVERSRAMVAALRRVGASVRYTEYPDVGHDAWKRAYLEPELRSWLFQQKRSSRGPGG, from the coding sequence ATGAGCGCAAGAATTTGGGCCCCTTCCGCAGTGCTGGCGTTCTGTTGCCTCTCTCTCAATGCTGCCAACGGACAGGTGTTCCCCGAGTGGCACAGCAGGCTTCTCAAGCGGGTATACACATCCCGGGACGGGATGGGCCTTCCCTACCGACTGTGGATACCATCGGCGTACGATAGCCTGTCCAAATGTCCCCTGATCCTCTTCCTGCATGGGGCGGGGGAACGAGGCAGCGATAATGAGGCGCAGCTCAAGAACGACGAATTCCTGTCGCTCATTGTAGATCCCGGGCATCCGGCCATCCTGGTGGCGCCACAATGTCCGGCGGACATGTGGTGGTCGAAGATCGAGTTCGATCGCAACCGGCCCCAGGGGTTCTCGGAGGAGCCAACGGTGCCGATGCGGCTGACAATAGAGCTGCTCGACACTTTGGAGAAAGAATTCCGCATCGATCCGGAGCGAAGATATGTGACGGGGCTCTCGATGGGCGGCTACGGCACCTTCGATCTGCTCGTGCGGAGACCCGGTTACTTTGCTGCAGCCGTCCCTATCTGCGGAGGTGGGGACTCCAGTCGCGCTCGCCTGATCGCGGACGTAGCGATTTGGGTGTTCCACGGGGCGCAGGATCCTTTGGTTCCTGTCGAGAGGTCCCGGGCAATGGTTGCCGCCCTGCGCCGTGTTGGCGCATCAGTCCGCTATACGGAATATCCCGACGTGGGGCACGATGCGTGGAAGAGGGCGTATCTTGAGCCGGAACTAAGGAGTTGGCTCTTTCAACAGAAACGTTCGAGCAGAGGTCCGGGCGGGTGA
- the phoU gene encoding phosphate signaling complex protein PhoU, with the protein MSRHFQRELARLKDRLLLDAGRVENQLRKAVQAVQNLDGDLAREVIADDAAVDAAEVELEEECLKIVALYQPVARDLRLVVAVLKINNDLERIGDLAVNIAERAEYLSSRAPIWVDFDLEGMASMVISMVRESLDALVNLDPEVARSVCARDETIDNRNREVFHLIVEMAKQHPDQVDRLIPYMMVARHLERVADHATNIAEDVLYMIEGEIVRHRPDVWQEVY; encoded by the coding sequence ATGAGCCGTCACTTCCAACGGGAGCTGGCGCGACTGAAGGACAGGCTGCTGCTCGACGCCGGCCGTGTTGAAAACCAGCTGCGCAAAGCGGTTCAGGCCGTCCAGAATCTGGACGGAGACTTGGCTCGCGAGGTGATCGCGGACGACGCCGCTGTGGATGCGGCGGAGGTAGAGCTGGAGGAGGAGTGCCTTAAGATTGTGGCCCTCTACCAGCCGGTGGCCAGGGACCTGCGCCTGGTGGTGGCGGTTCTGAAAATCAACAACGACCTCGAACGGATAGGCGACCTTGCGGTCAACATCGCGGAACGGGCCGAGTACTTGTCCAGCCGCGCGCCGATCTGGGTGGATTTCGACCTCGAGGGTATGGCTTCGATGGTCATATCCATGGTGAGAGAAAGCCTCGACGCGTTAGTGAATCTTGACCCCGAGGTCGCGCGGAGCGTGTGCGCCCGGGATGAAACGATCGACAACAGAAACCGAGAGGTATTTCACCTGATTGTGGAGATGGCCAAACAGCATCCGGACCAGGTCGACCGGTTGATCCCGTACATGATGGTCGCCCGCCACTTGGAGCGCGTAGCCGACCATGCTACCAATATCGCCGAGGACGTTCTGTACATGATCGAAGGGGAGATCGTTCGCCATCGACCGGATGTATGGCAGGAGGTGTATTAG
- a CDS encoding methyltransferase domain-containing protein, which yields MNGKPAQRTKALGPVDNLEDHVPPDWWRRIFNQIYLKTDGDVVNDEAITRREVDLFTEILRLSPEERILDLCCGQGRHSLELARRGFRNVEGLDRSHYLIQKAKKQARVEHLDVRFREGDARKLPYEPDTFDVVMVLGNSFGYFETMEDDLRVLREILRVLKPQGRLLIDVADGEYLREHFQPRSWEWIDKKYFVCRERSLSLDRQRLISREVVTHVNRGVVVDQFYAERLYTRDSLADLLRAAGFGDVEFHGAISPDSQRNQDLGMMERRLIVTAVARKNWTPVRRRKKRALRNVVVILGDPRKPDPLKPFYVFDDDDLYTIDKLKGALRELKDYVFTYLDDHDSLIQDLFKLRPNTSLVFNLCDEGYGNDPRKELHIPALLEMMGLPYTGSGPQCLAYCYDKSLVRGVAEEMGIPVPKAFFVAPGATTFEIPFSFPVILKPNFGDASFGITQRSVAHDIQDVVVAISELRERFGYDKPILVEEFLPGSDLSVGIIGNPPDDYIVLPIIEEDYSSLPDGLPKICGYEAKWLQDSPYWKIRSVPANLPGDTEKFIVECCLRLFERLEVRDYCRFDWRLDADGNPRLLEVNPNPGWCWDGHLAKMAKVAGMSYAEMLRSILEAAERRITATAALDSRRVLATGAEPEFQASPA from the coding sequence ATGAACGGAAAACCAGCCCAGCGCACAAAGGCCCTGGGGCCGGTCGACAATCTTGAGGATCATGTGCCGCCGGATTGGTGGCGACGCATCTTCAATCAGATCTACCTGAAGACGGACGGCGACGTGGTCAACGACGAGGCGATCACCCGCCGCGAAGTAGACCTGTTCACCGAGATCCTCCGGCTTTCCCCGGAAGAGCGAATTCTGGACCTCTGCTGCGGGCAAGGCCGTCACTCCCTCGAGTTGGCAAGGAGGGGGTTCCGCAACGTCGAAGGGCTCGATCGCTCCCACTACCTGATCCAGAAGGCCAAGAAACAGGCGCGAGTGGAACACCTGGACGTCCGCTTCCGGGAGGGCGATGCTCGTAAGCTACCCTACGAACCGGACACGTTCGACGTCGTGATGGTCCTCGGGAACAGCTTTGGCTACTTCGAGACGATGGAGGACGACCTGCGCGTCCTGCGCGAGATTCTGCGCGTATTGAAGCCGCAGGGCCGCCTGCTGATCGACGTGGCCGACGGCGAATACCTCCGCGAGCATTTCCAGCCCCGCTCCTGGGAATGGATCGACAAGAAGTACTTCGTGTGCCGCGAAAGGTCTCTCTCCCTGGACCGTCAGCGGCTCATCTCCCGCGAGGTGGTGACACACGTCAATCGCGGAGTGGTCGTCGATCAGTTCTACGCCGAGAGGCTCTACACACGCGATAGCCTGGCCGATCTTCTGCGCGCTGCCGGGTTCGGCGACGTCGAGTTCCACGGGGCAATCTCGCCGGATTCGCAGCGGAACCAGGACCTGGGGATGATGGAGCGGAGGCTCATCGTCACGGCGGTGGCTCGGAAAAACTGGACTCCCGTACGGAGGCGGAAGAAGAGAGCGCTCCGCAACGTAGTGGTCATCCTCGGCGACCCACGCAAGCCCGATCCCCTCAAACCGTTTTACGTGTTCGACGACGATGACTTGTACACGATCGACAAGCTCAAGGGCGCTTTGCGTGAGCTCAAAGATTACGTATTCACCTACCTCGACGACCACGATAGCCTGATCCAAGACCTGTTCAAGCTTCGCCCAAACACTTCCCTCGTCTTCAACCTTTGCGATGAGGGCTACGGCAATGACCCGCGGAAGGAGCTGCACATTCCGGCCCTCCTGGAGATGATGGGTCTTCCTTACACAGGCTCTGGACCCCAGTGTCTTGCCTACTGCTACGACAAGTCCCTGGTGCGCGGCGTAGCCGAGGAAATGGGTATCCCCGTGCCCAAAGCCTTCTTTGTGGCGCCTGGAGCTACAACGTTCGAGATCCCCTTCAGCTTCCCGGTCATCCTGAAGCCGAACTTCGGGGACGCCAGCTTCGGGATCACGCAACGGAGCGTGGCTCACGACATCCAGGACGTGGTGGTAGCCATTTCCGAGCTGCGGGAGAGATTCGGTTACGACAAGCCCATCCTCGTGGAAGAATTCCTTCCCGGCAGCGACCTGAGCGTTGGGATCATTGGCAATCCGCCCGACGATTACATCGTTCTTCCCATCATCGAGGAAGACTATTCGTCGCTTCCGGATGGCCTGCCGAAGATTTGCGGCTACGAGGCCAAATGGCTTCAGGACTCCCCCTACTGGAAGATCCGATCGGTCCCAGCCAATCTCCCGGGAGATACCGAAAAGTTCATCGTGGAGTGCTGCCTCCGGCTGTTCGAACGCCTGGAAGTGAGGGACTATTGCCGCTTCGACTGGCGACTTGATGCCGACGGGAATCCACGCTTGCTCGAGGTCAATCCCAATCCTGGCTGGTGCTGGGACGGTCACTTGGCCAAGATGGCTAAGGTGGCCGGAATGTCCTACGCCGAGATGTTGCGAAGCATCCTGGAAGCGGCGGAGCGGCGGATCACGGCGACCGCTGCGCTCGATTCCCGGCGAGTGCTGGCCACGGGGGCTGAGCCGGAGTTCCAGGCTAGTCCAGCGTAA